One window of Sardina pilchardus chromosome 2, fSarPil1.1, whole genome shotgun sequence genomic DNA carries:
- the arf1 gene encoding ADP-ribosylation factor 1 gives MGNLFANLFKVFGKKEMRILMVGLDAAGKTTILYKLKLGEIVTTIPTIGFNVETVEYKNISFTVWDVGGQDKIRPLWRHYFQNTQGLIFVVDSNDRERVNEAREELMRMLAEDELREAVLLVFANKQDLPNAMNAAEITDKLGLHSLRHRNWYIQATCATSGDGLYEGLDWLSNQLRNQK, from the exons ATGGGTAACCTGTTTGCTAACTTGTTCAAAGTTTTTGGCAAAAAGGAGATGCGAATTCTcatggttggtcttgatgctgCTGGCAAAACTACTATTTTGTACAAGCTCAAACTTGGTGAAATTGTTACCACTATTCCAACTATTG GCTTCAATGTAGAAACTGTGGAATACAAGAACATAAGTTTCACAGTTTGGGATGTGGGTGGTCAAGATAAAATTCGACCGTTGTGGCGCCATTACTTCCAGAACACACAGG GTCTCATCTTCGTTGTGGACAGTAATGATAGAGAGCGTGTCAACGAGGCCCGTGAGGAACTCATGAGAATGTTAGCTGAGGATGAGCTCAGAGAAGCAGTTTTACTAGTATTTGCCAACAAACAG GACCTCCCAAATGCCATGAACGCTGCAGAGATCACAGATAAACTGGGACTGCACTCCTTGCGCCACAGAAACTGGTACATCCAGGCCACTTGTGCCACCAGCGGTGACGGCCTGTACGAAGGACTAGATTGGCTTTCCAATCAGCTGCGGAACCAGAAATGA